TGGAATAAGGGAAATTTCAATAATAGACACTCCACCTGTTAACAGGCTTCCAATTATAACGGAAGTAATAAATGGAACAGATGATGAAATAAAAATAGCCATTCTGAAGGAACTGTCAAGAGATGGCCAGGTATTTTACATTTATAACGAAGTAAAGAATATGAAGTATAAGCTGGAAGAACTGAAAAAAATACTCCCAGATTTTGTAAAGATGGAATTTATACATGGCCAGCTGCCTCCAAAGGAAATAAAGGATAAACTGAAGAGGTTTGAGCAGGGGGAATTTGACATTCTTATGGCTTCAACTATAATTGAAAATGGTATTGATGTTGCAAATGCCAACACGATATTAATAGAAAACTTTACAGGGCTTGGACTTTCACAGGTATATCAGCTGAGGGGACGTGTAGGAAGAAGTGACAGGCAGGGATACTGCTATCTTCTGAAGACAGGAAGCATAACAAGCAAGGGTAAGAAGAAGGAAGAAAGCATGTACAAGGTGGAAGGAATCAAGTCGGGAGGATTCCAGATTTCACTGGAGGACATGAAAATAAGAGGAGCCGGGGAAATACTGGGGGATAGGCAGCATGGAACGATAGAAACCTTCGGATATGACCTTTACATAAAAATGCTTAATGAGGAAATACGTAAACAGAAGGGTGAATACAAGGAAAAAATTGAAAATGTGGAAATTATTCTGGATGAAAAGGGATATATTCCTGAAAAATATATCCAGAGGGAAGAAAGGCTTAATATCTACAAAAGGTTTGCAATGGCAGAAACCTATTCTGAACTGTCTGAGCTTGTAAAGGAAGTGAAGGACAGGTTTGGAAAAATACCGGAGGAAACTTTGAAGTTTATCCTCAGTGTAAAGTTCAAAATCTTTGCTGAACTCAATCATATCCATAAAATAGAGGAAAAACCTGAAACATTTGAACTTTACTTTGAAAAGGAAGGTATAAGAGAACTGATATCTGAAATGTCTAAAATTTTCAGATGGAGAGATATTTCAGAAAAGTATGACAGCCTTCTTATTAAGGAAAAGACAAAGATTTCAGAACAGTTTACTGTAAAGGAAGTGTCCAAAGAAGAATTACAGAAATATATTAGAAATATAGAAGAATAATATATGTTAAGCATGGTAAAATTATAAAATGTATGAAATAATTAAAAAATAATCTGAAAATCTGTTACTAAAAAACAAAAAATATGATAAAATACAGATACAAAGAAAGAAAATGGAGGATATAATGAAAAATAAAATTAAATTAGGAATAATAGCAGTAATGTGCACACTTGCATTAGCTTGTGGTGGAGGATCAAAACCATCAGGAAAGGTTCTTTTTGAATCACCTGACAAGAAAGTAAAAGTATATGAATCAGAAGTTAACAATGAAATACAGAAAAATCTGTTTTCTCAAGGGTTAAAAGAATCAGACATACCAAAAGATCAGCTTGAAGCAACAAGAAAAAACATAATCCAGAGTATAGCTATCACAAAGGCAATGGCACTGGAAGGTAAGGCAAAAAAACTTGACAGTGACAAAAAATATACAGAAAGTATAGAAATGGCAAAAGATAACATACTTGCCACACTTAATGTTGCCGATCAGGTAAACAAAGTAAATGTAACAGATGAAGAAGCTAAAAAATATTATGATGCAAATCCTGCGGCATTTACAAGAGCTGATGATGTTGTAAAACTTCAGTTGATTGGAATAACTTCAGGAGACCAGGCAAAAGCTGATGCTGCATTGAAGGAAGCTACAGCAAACCCAAATAACTTTGCTGAAGTTGTAAAAAAATATTCAGAAATACCAAATGCAGGAACAGGAGAAACAAACGACCTTCCTTTAACGGAACTTGCAAAAACACATGCTCCGGTAGCTGAAGCAGTAAAAGCCGCTCAAAAAGGACAGGTTATAAACAGTGTTATAAAAGTAAATAATGAATGGTATATTGTTAAAGTTCTTGACAAGGCACCTAAAGGACTTGTAGCATATGACAAAGTAAAAGATATGATAAAGAACCAGTTGAAAATACAGAAAAGACAGGAAGCAAATCAGAAATACGTTCAGGAAATTGCTGACAAATATAACATAAAATAATGAATATTTATGAGGACATATCACAGTCCTCATATTTCTGTTGCCGGCATACAGTAAAAATGCCGGAACGTTCAATTTCAACTATTAAAGGGAACAAATAAAATTACTGTTACAGGAGGCCTGTATGAAGTTTTTAAAATTTTTATTGGTTTTATTTTTACTGTTGCTTGTTGCGGCAACAGGTGGGGTAATTTTCTCCAATAAAATAGTCTATAATATGACTAAAACAAAAAGTTCAGAATTTGAAAATTTGAGATATTCAATAAAGAATAGTGAAATAATATTTGATAATTTTGTATTAAATGGAAAGGATCTTGGAAAGGGAAAGGCTAAAATTTCCTTTGTAAGAAGCGGTTTTCTTGGATTAAATTTAAAATCGGCATTATCTGACATGAAACTTGAAGATGTTGACCTGAAAAAAATTTATGACACTCCTGACAACCAGATAGATTCCTTTGTGGAAAAAATAGAAATTCCTGCAAACAGTGAAGCAATAAAGAAAACAACTGAGGAATTTGTAAAGGAAACAACAAAGGAACTGGAAAACGTAAGTACAGGAATTGACAACTTCATTAATACAGAAATCAGGGAAAATATCCTGAATACAAACAAAATTAAGACAGATTATAACAGTATAACAGATTTGAAAAGCAAGGCACAGAAAATAACTGAACTTGACAAGGAAATAAAACCTGTGACAAAGATGATAAATACTGAAAAACAGGATATTGAAAATTCAATATCTAAAATAGAAACTGAAAAAAGCTTAATGCTTGAAAATATATCACAGGAACTGAACAAGCTTGAAAAAGTAGTTTCCTTGAATGACATAAAAAATATGAATTCATATATCTTCATGGATAAGGGAAAAAATATAACGGCATCACTGAATAAATCTTTAAAAGCAGTTAATCTTATTAAGGAAATAAGAAATTTACCGCTGCAGATTTCAAATGTGGACATAAATAACGGAACTATTGTATTTAACGGTCTTAATGGTAAAAATACAGTTTCAGGTGAAATAAAGCTTGAAGGTGTTCCTGAGAAAGCAGCTGTAAAATCGGCACAGGACGGCTATGATATAACTTATAGGGAAGATAAGCTTACAATGCAGACATCTTTTGATAAAAACATAGTTTCTGTCATAGAATATCTGAAGGATGATATACTTGAAGGTAAAGTAATAAAACTTGTTTCAAGATTAACTTCAGAAAACAATAATTTCCAGAATATAAATGAAACAGTCCTTTCAGATGAGGAAAAAACTTTACTTACTGAAAAGATAAATACTTTACAGCAGACACGTTATCAGGAAATAATGACAAAATATGATGAACAGATAAAAAGCATCGATACTCTTATAACAGCAGTTTATGAGAAGAAAAGTAAGCTTGATCAGATTCAGAGGGAAATGATTTCCTTGAATACAATAATAAATCTGCCTGAAGTTCCTGCCCAGACAGGAAATGCCACTGGAGAAAATACAGTAAATCCAGCTAATCCTGCAAATAATGAGGGAAATGGAAACAATTCAGGAACTCAGACAAATAATAACAATAATAGTAACAGCAATAATGCCCAGCCAAATAATCAGCAGCAGGACAGCACTAAAAATGCCATAAATGATGCGGCAGGGAAATTAAAGGAAATGTTTGATAAAAAAGATAATAAGAAATAGAAGGTTGCAATATGAGACTTGATAAATTTTTAAAAATTACAAGAATAATAAAAAGAAGAACAGTTGCCAAGGAACTGGCAGATAATGGAAACATATCAGTAAACGGCGAAGAAAAGAAATCTTCCTACAGTGTAAAGAAGGGGGATATTCTGGATATAAAGTATTTCAATAAAAATATAAAGGTCAGAATTAAGGAACTTCCGCCTGAAAATTTAAAGAAAGACTTTATTGATGAGTTTATTGAAATTATAAATTAAAAATTGTGAATTTTTTTAATTTGAAGCTAATTTCCATAAAGAGATAATTGGTGTTATTTTTCAAACGATTAAGTATAATGTTTTTTAAAATAATTAATATGTTTTAAATAAATAAAGAGAGAAAAATGGAAAAAAACGTTTTTCTCTCTTGTTTTTTAAAATAAATAAGGTATAATGATAATAGAACAGTAGACTATATATGTAAGGAGAAGCGTATGAAAATAACAGACATTAGACTAAGACTCGGAAAAGGCTCAGAAGAAGGCGGAAAGTTAAAAGCATATGTAGACATTACGTTTGATGACAGTTTTGTCATTCATGGTTTAAAAGTCATTGAAGGACAAAATGGACTATTTGTTGCCATGCCATCAAGAAGAATGCCTAATGGCGAATTTAAAGATATCGCTCATCCGATCACTCCTGAACTCAGATCAGAACTAACAAAAGAGATACTGGAAGCATATGAAAAAGAAAATGTTGTAGCCGAATAAATAAAATCTAATAAATTTTATTTGCTATTTAAAAAAAGGACTTTTCATAATAGATAGAAGTTTATCCATTTGGAATAGTCCTTTTTTTTGTTAAATATTTAACTAGTTATAAATCACTTATAATAATCTTCTTATCTGTAATAATTTTAGGATATTTTTCGTTTTCTGAATGGCAGATACATCAGAAACATTATGAACAGCATTGAAGATATCAGTATGACAATATAAAGTTCAAACGGCTTTATAAAACTGACCAAATCAGCTATGTATGCTTTCAGGAACATTGCATTTACAGGGAAAATTGTATTGTATATTGCGGCGTAGACAAACAGCATAATTAAAACTATGCAGGATAATATATAATTTTTAAAATCTATTTTATCCTTCAGATAAATAAATCCATAGAAAACAGCCACAAATTCCAGTGCATGCATAATCATGAAGACATATACGTAAAACGGATGATAATAAACAACGACTCCCGGTAAAACAAGTGCAAATGCCGCACCAAAACTTAAAAAGTAAGCCAGGTTAAATAAAAAACGGGTTTTGTATATTAAATACAGTCCTGCGGCAATTGCGGCAAAATTACATAAATGTATTGGAATTACATTATACACAGGTTCATGTTCCTGTGTAACCCTGTATACAGAATCAAGTATTTTAAATCCTAAAATAAAAAATCCTAAAAAAGTTCCATAATTTCTTAAATTGATTTTCTTAAATAATTTTGGAATTAACAGCAGTAAAATGCTGAATAATATCGATGCAATAAAAGTATGTATGTGAATTTGGCTAAAATAATAAAATTTCACAGCTCCTGGTTCCAAAATACACCTCCATAAATATAAATTTTTTCATATTATAGCATTTTGCCAATTAAAAAACAATTATAATGGAAACTAAAAAACTCCGATACTTATCAGAAGCATAATTAATCTGAAAAGTGTACGGAGTTTTGTTATGTTATTTAAATTTTTTTACATTGATTAGAAACCGAATGAATATCCTACACCAAGAGTAAGAGTTCCATGGTTAAGAGTGAATTTATCTTCATATCTGTAAGGTGCGTCATAACCAGTTCTGTCCACTCTTATTCTGTTCCAGTTGTAAGAAAGGTCAGCTACAAAGTTTTTGTATTGTATACCTGCTCCTAATCCGGAATAAAGTCCACCTTTGAATTTAGCATCTCCATAAAAAGCTGAAGAATTGTGCCATTTTAAGCTTCCTGAGTTGAAAGCGTATCCAAGGTTTGCTTTAATGTAAGGTGTAACTTCAGATGCATTTTTAAAGTTGTATCTTGCAGTGAAGTACACAGGAACTGAGTTCAATCCTTTGTGCTGATAGTATCCGTTACCGTCCAGTTTATTGTGTTTGTAAGAGATTCCTCCTCCTAATTCAAAACCTTCAGCAACAGGTGTTCTGTATTCAGCAGAAAGTTCGATTCCTTTCTTTATTGCTTTTTTCTCAAGGTTTGCCCCACTAGAGAATCCTCCATGGAATTTACCGCTGTTTGATAAATCTCCACCAACTCTAACTTCCACAACTTGCGCCATAGCAACTGTACTCAATAGAGCTCCTAACAGTAATAATTTTTTCATGTTAAATACCTCCATAAGAATAAATTTTTAAATTATGATTCCTCAAGATTAATATACCTCATTTAAATAAAAAAATCAAGAACAAAAACAAAAATGTAGTTTGTAAAAAATGCTTCTATCGTGTATAATATAGTATAAAACGGAAGAAAAAAATAAAAATAATTTTAAAAATATTAAAGTAAAAATCAGGAGGACAGACTATGAATAGGAAAAGAATCAGAAAAGCTGTAATTCCGGCGGCGGGATTAGGAACAAGAGTTTTACCTGCAACAAAGGCGCAGCCTAAGGAAATGCTTGTCATAGTAGACAAGCCTGCATTACAGTATCTGGTTGAAGAGCTTGTAGAATCTGGAATTGAAGAAATACTTATTGTAACAGGAAGAAACAAGGAATCGATAGAAAATCATTTTGATTATTCATATGAGCTTGAAAAAACTTTGGAGGAAAAAGGGAAAATTGAGTTACTGAAGGTAGTGAATAACATATCTAAATTATCAAATATATATTATGTGAGACAGAAAAATCCTTTAGGATTAGGCCATGCAATAGGATGTGCAGAGGCATTTGTAGGGGATGAACCTTTTGTAGTGCTTCTGGGGGATGACATTATCTATACTGATGAAGCAAAAGGTGAAATACCTGTAACAAAACAGCTTATCAATAAATACAACGAACTGAATGGTGGAACAATACTGGGAGTGCAGGAAGTTCCTGAAAAGGAAGTAGATAAATACGGGATAATCGATCCTTTAAGTAAAGTAGATGATAAAACTGTAGAAGTGGAAAACTTTGTGGAAAAACCGTCAGTGGAAGAAGCTCCAAGCAGACTTGCCGCACTTGGAAGATATGTACTGGAACCTGAAATATTTGGATATCTGAAGGAAACAAAACCAGGAAAAGGTGGAGAAATACAGCTTACAGATGCCATACTTAAAATGAAGAATTCAGGGAATAAGCTGTATGCATATAATTTTGACGGATTGAGATATGATACAGGAGATAAGTTAGGAATGTTTATAGCAAATGTGGAATTTGGGCTGAGACATCCTGAGTTGAAGGATAAAGCGAAGGAATATCTGAAAAAATTAATTGAAAAAATATAGGAATGGTATCAGGAGATTCATTCTTTATTAAAACAAATGTAATATTTTGATTCTTAATAGTGTTGTAAATAACATAAAAAAATGATATAATAAAACAATTATAATTTAGAATAGTTTCTCTTGAAAAGAGGCGTTTATGGGATTAAAAAAAAAGAATGGGATAAAGATATTTTATATATTGATTTTATTTGTACTTTATAGTTTTCTGCTAAAAAAATATGACTATACGATAAAGTATTTAACAAACTTCTTATTCATAATCTTTATATTTGTAAATTTTGTTTTTGGACAGCTGGATTTTTATGCAGAAAGATTCAGATTAAAGGATGTATTTATAAATTTTGGTATAGACTTTGTCTTTTCTACCATAATATTTCTGTTTTTGAAGGATTGGGATATATTTTTAATTTTTTTGGTAATCTTTTTATTTCAGACTATATTTAGAAGATTGACGTGCTTAAAATATATAAAGAAAAACAATGTCCTCATATTTGGTTCAAACCATATTGTGAACAATGTTCAGGAAGATTTACTCAATGATCTGGACTATAACTATGTCGGATATATTTCCAATAATAAAAGCAGGGCAACTAAATATCTTCTTGGCAGATATGATGAAATGGAAAAAATTATAGAGGAAAAGAAAATAAACATGCTGGTAATAGTTAAAGATATAAAGGATCCGTCGTTTGCAGTTTATCTGAAAAGGCTGTTTGATTTGAAAATAAACGGACT
This window of the Leptotrichia sp. oral taxon 215 str. W9775 genome carries:
- a CDS encoding peptidyl-prolyl cis-trans isomerase; this encodes MKNKIKLGIIAVMCTLALACGGGSKPSGKVLFESPDKKVKVYESEVNNEIQKNLFSQGLKESDIPKDQLEATRKNIIQSIAITKAMALEGKAKKLDSDKKYTESIEMAKDNILATLNVADQVNKVNVTDEEAKKYYDANPAAFTRADDVVKLQLIGITSGDQAKADAALKEATANPNNFAEVVKKYSEIPNAGTGETNDLPLTELAKTHAPVAEAVKAAQKGQVINSVIKVNNEWYIVKVLDKAPKGLVAYDKVKDMIKNQLKIQKRQEANQKYVQEIADKYNIK
- a CDS encoding outer membrane beta-barrel protein; the encoded protein is MKKLLLLGALLSTVAMAQVVEVRVGGDLSNSGKFHGGFSSGANLEKKAIKKGIELSAEYRTPVAEGFELGGGISYKHNKLDGNGYYQHKGLNSVPVYFTARYNFKNASEVTPYIKANLGYAFNSGSLKWHNSSAFYGDAKFKGGLYSGLGAGIQYKNFVADLSYNWNRIRVDRTGYDAPYRYEDKFTLNHGTLTLGVGYSFGF
- a CDS encoding TIGR02206 family membrane protein is translated as MEPGAVKFYYFSQIHIHTFIASILFSILLLLIPKLFKKINLRNYGTFLGFFILGFKILDSVYRVTQEHEPVYNVIPIHLCNFAAIAAGLYLIYKTRFLFNLAYFLSFGAAFALVLPGVVVYYHPFYVYVFMIMHALEFVAVFYGFIYLKDKIDFKNYILSCIVLIMLFVYAAIYNTIFPVNAMFLKAYIADLVSFIKPFELYIVILISSMLFIMFLMYLPFRKRKIS
- the spoVG gene encoding septation regulator SpoVG is translated as MKITDIRLRLGKGSEEGGKLKAYVDITFDDSFVIHGLKVIEGQNGLFVAMPSRRMPNGEFKDIAHPITPELRSELTKEILEAYEKENVVAE
- the galU gene encoding UTP--glucose-1-phosphate uridylyltransferase GalU, with protein sequence MNRKRIRKAVIPAAGLGTRVLPATKAQPKEMLVIVDKPALQYLVEELVESGIEEILIVTGRNKESIENHFDYSYELEKTLEEKGKIELLKVVNNISKLSNIYYVRQKNPLGLGHAIGCAEAFVGDEPFVVLLGDDIIYTDEAKGEIPVTKQLINKYNELNGGTILGVQEVPEKEVDKYGIIDPLSKVDDKTVEVENFVEKPSVEEAPSRLAALGRYVLEPEIFGYLKETKPGKGGEIQLTDAILKMKNSGNKLYAYNFDGLRYDTGDKLGMFIANVEFGLRHPELKDKAKEYLKKLIEKI
- a CDS encoding RNA-binding S4 domain-containing protein, which produces MRLDKFLKITRIIKRRTVAKELADNGNISVNGEEKKSSYSVKKGDILDIKYFNKNIKVRIKELPPENLKKDFIDEFIEIIN